One genomic segment of Sminthopsis crassicaudata isolate SCR6 chromosome 4, ASM4859323v1, whole genome shotgun sequence includes these proteins:
- the LOC141541287 gene encoding olfactory receptor 2W3-like, which yields MSNKSSLEQFILLGFSDRPWLEHILFVIVLIFYLITLIGNIIIILVSQLDPRLHTPMYFFLTNLSFLDLCFTTSSIPQLLFNLGSRNKSISFLGCAIQLFMFLGLGGTECILLAVMAYDRFTAICKPLHYTVIMHPQICVQLVAVSWGIGLLNSIVMSPITMKLPRCGRHQVKHFLCEMPALIKMACVDTVAIESTVFILSIIIVLVPLSLILISYGFITQTVLRIKSAAGRKKAFNTCGSHLCVVSLFYGNIIYIYMQPGNNSSQDQGKFLTLFYNLVTPMLNPLIYTLRNKEVKSALKKLFWKKSGSGDK from the coding sequence ATGAGCAACAAAAGTTCCCTGGAACAATTCATCTTGTTGGGTTTCTCTGATCGGCCTTGGCTAGAGCATATCCTTTTTGTTATAGTGTTAATCTTTTACTTAATTACTTTGATTGGCAACATCATCATTATCTTAGTCTCCCAACTAGACCCCCGGCTGCATACTCCTATGTACTTTTTCCTTACCAACCTCTCTTTTTTGGATCTTTGTTTCACTACCAGTTCCATCCCTCAGCTTCTCTTCAACTTGGGAAGCCGTAATAAGAGTATTAGCTTCTTAGGTTGTgccatccaactcttcatgttcCTTGGATTAGGGGGTACAGAATGTATCCTCTTGGCTGTTATGGCTTATGATCGCTTCACGGCCATTTGCAAACCCCTTCATTACACTGTGATCATGCACCCCCAGATCTGTGTGCAGCTGGTGGCTGTATCTTGGGGCATTGGACTCCTTAACTCTATAGTTATGTCtcctataacaatgaaattacCTAGATGTGGAAGACACCAAGTGAAACATTTCCTATGTGAGATGCCAGCATTAATCAAGATGGCCTGTGTGGATACAGTGGCTATTGAAAGTACAGTTTTCATCTTATCTATAATAATTGTCTTAGTGCCTCTCTCacttattcttatttcttatggATTCATTACCCAGACAGTTCTGAGGATTAAGTCAGCTGCAGGCCGGAAAAAGGCCTTCAATACTTGTGGGTCCCACCTCTGTGTGGTCTCACttttttatggaaatattatctacatttatatGCAACCAGGGAATAATTCCTCTCAAGATCAGGGAAAGTTCCTTACCCTCTTCTACAATTTGGTGACTCCTATGTTGAACCCTCTTATTTATACTCTTAGAAATAAGGAAGTGAAATCTgcattaaagaaattattttggaaaaaatcagGCTCAGGTGACAAGTGA